The nucleotide window CTCGTGGCCGAGCAACCCTACCCCGGTGTCCCCCCCGGTATCGTCCTGAGGCAATCGCCGCTCGGTGGCTTCCAGATCGCCCCCGGTGATGCCATCTCCCTCGAGGTGAGTCGATGAGCGTGCTGATCGCGCCATCCGTACTGAGCGCCGACTTCGCGGCCCTCGGAGACGCCGTGCGTCTGGTGGCAGACGGCGGCGCCGACTGGATCCACGTCGACGTGATGGACGGCCGCTTCGTGCCCAACATCAGTATCGGCCTGCCTGTGGTCGCCGCGCTGGCCAGGGTGTCTCCACTGCCGCTCGACGTTCACCTGATGATCGTCGAGCCCGAGCACTACGTCGACGCGTTCGCACGCGCGGGTGCGGCGTCGGTGTGCGTCCATGTCGAAGCCACGCCCCATCTGCACCGGCTCGTCCACCGTATCAAGGACAACGGCGTGAAGGCGGGCGTGGCGATCAATCCCGCCACGCCGCTCGAGGCTCTGACAGACATCGCCCCGGATCTGGATCTGGTGATCCTGATGACGGTCAACCCGGGATTCGGCGGGCAGACCTTCATCGAGCGTTCCTACGACAGACTGCGCCGGCTGCGCGA belongs to Acidobacteriota bacterium and includes:
- a CDS encoding ribulose-phosphate 3-epimerase, producing the protein MSVLIAPSVLSADFAALGDAVRLVADGGADWIHVDVMDGRFVPNISIGLPVVAALARVSPLPLDVHLMIVEPEHYVDAFARAGAASVCVHVEATPHLHRLVHRIKDNGVKAGVAINPATPLEALTDIAPDLDLVILMTVNPGFGGQTFIERSYDRLRRLRDLLDATGSRALVTVDGGVDPARAERVAAAGGDVLVAGQAVFGAADAARAIADLRTAGDRGWHARTTR